A stretch of Mya arenaria isolate MELC-2E11 chromosome 14, ASM2691426v1 DNA encodes these proteins:
- the LOC128216264 gene encoding uncharacterized protein LOC128216264: MREVPQYTFHKDPATKQLLASKSAIGKLTKKESTSAVEQQQQNHKTVQQQREQEIKEQQPLYAQALVQSKFRREPDIPMKTSADTSDCFGTSLALLPGGRLLLIDRDNTSVKMVDTNSNKLVSQIKLSSWPWDLCLLPGDKAAVTLPMEGDIQFVSTKGEVTLQGIIKVGVQCRGIDFCDDNLIVSFIAQGKVVLMDVNGTFRKSVDKDRNGTPLFHCPYFLTVTRDGRTPAIYVSDSDTSIITKLSISLEVLQTFKDPSLTEPYGLSIVGDNQLLVCWRESNNIVLLDTSTGKITQLLGKVEGIERPYSVANCKTQKRMFVTCSPKDRPELENYVQVFNME; this comes from the exons ATGAGGGAGGTTCCCCAGTACACGTTCCATAAAGATCCCGCGACTAAGCAGTTGCTAGCTTCTAAATCAGCAATAGGAAAGTTAACAAAGAAGGAATCAACTTCGGCGGTGGAACAGCAACAGCAAAATCATAAGACAGTGCAGCAACAACGAGAGCAGGAGATAAAGGAGCAACAACCATTATATGCACAAG CCCTCGTGCAGTCCAAATTCAGAAGGGAACCTGACATCCCAATGAAGACATCAGCGGATACCAGTGACTGCTTTGGGACAAGTCTTGCTCTCTTGCCAGGGGGCAGGCTGCTATTGATTGATCGCGACAATACATCAGTGAAGATGGTGGACACGAATTCCAATAAGTTGGTGTCCCAGATAAAACTGTCGAGTTGGCCGTGGGATCTGTGTCTCCTACCCGGAGACAAGGCAGCCGTTACCCTGCCTATGGAGGGGGACATTCAGTTTGTATCAACTAAGGGAGAAGTAACACTACAGGGCATTATTAAAGTAGGTGTACAATGTCGTGGAATAGATTTCTGTGATGACAACCTGATAGTGTCCTTTATCGCTCAAGGTAAGGTTGTATTGATGGACGTTAACGGAACGTTTAGGAAGAGTGTGGACAAAGACCGCAATGGAACACCTTTGTTTCATTGTCCATATTTTCTAACAGTGACCAGAGATGGCCGGACCCCGGCAATATATGTATCAGACTCGGACACCAGCATCATAACCAAGCTCAGCATCTCTCTAGAGGTCCTCCAGACCTTTAAGGACCCGTCTCTGACGGAACCTTATGGCCTGTCTATTGTTGGCGACAACCAGCTGCTCGTGTGCTGGAGGGAGAGTAACAACATCGTGTTACTAGACACGTCCACCGGCAAGATAACCCAACTGCTTGGAAAGGTGGAGGGAATAGAGAGGCCATATAGTGTGGCTAATTGCAAAACGCAGAAGAGGATGTTTGTCACCTGCAGTCCCAAGGACAGACCTGAATTGGAAAATTACGTGCAAGTCTTTAACATGGAATAG